The sequence tgccaaatgatggttcccacatgtgttaggtgactcacatgggctgctatgagctgatcattggagtgtatataccaatagtacatacatctaaaagctgtgtattgtacgagtacgaatacgggtgcatacgagtagaattgttgatgaaactgaacgagaatgtaattgtaagcatttttgttaagtagaagtattttgataagtgtattgaagtctttcaaaagtgtataaatacatattaaaacactacatgtatatacattttaactgagtcgttaagtcatcgttagtcgttacatgtaagtgttgttttgaaacctttaggttaacgatcttgttaaatgttgttaacccaatgtttataataacaaaagagattttaaattattatattatcatgatattatgatgtacgaatatctcttaatatgatatatatatacattaaatgtcgttacaacgataaacgttacatatatgtctcgtttcaaaatcattaagttagtagtcttgtttttacatatgtagttcattgttaatataattaatgatatgtttacttatcataatatcatgttaactatatatataaccatatatatgtcatcatatagtttttttacaagttttaacgttcgtgaatcaccggtcaacttgggtggtcaattgtctatatgaaacctatttcaattaatcaagtcttaacaagtttgattgcttaacatgttggaaacatttaatcatgtaaacatcattctcaattaatatatataaacatggaaaagttcgggtcactacagagaatacatgcgctgtttttataaatgttttacgaaataggcacaagtactaaaactaattctacgtgggtttaaaccagaaatatacccttagcttggtaacattaaactacttgtctatgtacggtaggcgcgaatcctaaagatagatctattgggcctgacaaaccccatcctgactatgggatgctttagtacttcgaggttattttaaacacacctgatctggtgtacttcaaagggtaaaacatgaacgttaaggcttgttaccgggtgcctacaacttatagaatacttttatacacttgcgagtgtacatatatttataaacggaaatcttgtggtctattaatatattgaaatgattgttatgataaacctataaactcaccaaccttttggttgacactttaaagcatgtttattctcaggtattaaagaaatcttccgctgtgcattagctcattttaaggatattacttggcgtcattcatggcatattttgaaagacgttgcatttgaatcattgagttcatcaagattattattatatcaattatagttggatgtattatgaaatggtgtgcatgccgtcaactttcgttgtaaagaaagtttgtcttttaaaatcgaatgtaatgtttgtaaaatgtatcatatagaggtcaaatacctcgcgatgtaatcaactattgtgaatcgtttataatgtatatgaacgggtcctttcacataggCTTATTATCCTACCATGATTCGAGTTTTCTGATGGCGTGAGCTCCAATAAAACATATCTCTGATTGCCGGATATTATCATACAGAGTAACAAAAGATCAACACACTTGAATTTTGTATCAGTTCCACTTCATATGAAGAATGACACCGTATAACCGTGAAGAAGCAGATTTTTTAGAAGAACATTATAAATAAAGAGATTCGCCACTCATTCCTCTACAAATTGTTCAAATTTTCCTTATCGAATTACGTTTGCCATTTTACCTCTGGAGCGAAACAATTGCAAACCAGAAGAGAAACACCACATTCACCAAGTGTGTTAGAGACAAGATATAAGCTTCAGGGAACCAGACGACATTAATTTAAACTAGGGCAACCATATTTCTTATACAAATTCAAAATAGAGGAAAAAGGAGAGATGCTTTTCAAAACTTCTGATTGTTTTATATGGAGGGCTGCAGATTATTTAAAGAAGCACAAGTGCATAAGCATCAGCAAAAGTAAGCACATGCGAAGATAAAAGTGGTGGTCACCAATTTCAAGACATAGCATACAGTGGAGTATATAGTCCTACCATCAATTTAACTTACAATGAAGAAAAAAGATAAGTGGAGAAGCTTTTCAGACAAGTCAGAAGGATGTATATGGCCATAAAGTGACATGTGTATGCAGAAAGAAATATCTTCACCGTCTAGCGTTAAAATTTCAgattgacatatttcaaaaagggTATTAAAACAAAGAGTATCTATATACACAACAAGTTCTTTATCTTACAACAACTTCAGCAAAAGGCATGCGAATCGTATGCAAAAATAATGGAGCACGCTAGAAGGGTGCATAAGGAATTACAACAAGCTTAACATCTATTTATATATTTATCAACCATATACAACATGACTTATCATCTCTAGTACAAGGTACAATCTCAAAACTTCAAGCGATATTTATCAAAAggatatttttattatcaatatcatttgaGAGAATACACATTATAAGTCCATGGTCACATTCGTTGATCCGTGGCTCATCATTATATATTCATGGCCGCTTCTTGCATAAGCCCATATGGCCGCATTCGCGTAAGCCCATCGCATCATatgcaagatatttgctaaagattcAAGATTAAGACCATGCTGGGAAAGATCATATCGAACAATAAAGGCAAATGATAATGAATTATATATGCTCTCAACGCAAATCAGAGAAGAACTGAGAAGACTTTGAAAGGCAATAaacttaaagaaattttatgcataGTACTATATGTTCAAATAGCCTGATCAACTATCCAGAACATGAGATACGGTCGTAAATGTAATAATTTCTTTAAAAGTAAGAAATAAAACAATTATTCTCAcggcaaaatattcatatttttatccGGCCGAGGATTTTATAATTCAGGTGACAGATAGCTGTTTGTCATCCCTGCCCGCGTAAGAGATATCTAGTCTCGGTGGTAGAAGTTCAATCGTAAACAAAGGGTTGAAAAGGCAACGGTTTAACCACCGTCACATAGCCGGCAAAGTGATCGTAGTTTAGAACCTACGGAATGTCGacgataaatgaaattacaagAACTAGTTCTTTCGATTTAAAGTCGAGCAAATAAAGCTTTGTCAATAATTTAAAGTACAACTTTTTAAGCCACACAATACATAAGCGCAAAATACACAATGAACAAGAGCATCGTGGAAATGTTAATATATACCCGTTCAGAGTTTTCCGGCTAAAACAAGCAATCTAAGACATCAATCAGGCCGCTCTCCGTTATGCGTAATCCCTGAAGGCAgctttctatgcttaagcccttataCAAATTGCGTGAGCATCACATATGCTACGTCCGTAAAAAGCAAAAGTTTAATCACATAATCTTCGCATGAAGTCAAACAATTATAACATGACAAATATATACATGGCAAGATTTTCAAACATTCTAAAATAGACTCTATAATCAAAATTGAGTTATTTAGAGAATCATTAGAATACATATCATTTCAGTGGCAGATAACAGCGACTATATGTTCCTAAGGTACGGAGGTACTTGATTTCTTTTTTATAGTTTAATGACTTCATTTTTTGGCAAAACTAAagtcatcaaactggggggacttaatggtgtacctTATGGTCTACACGCATAAAATGAAAGATGTGGAGCTTTGAGTTACGGACATTTGGGCTTTTGAATCACCTCAATCGGAGTTCGTATGAGAAAGTTATGCCCAAATTAGTAAAGACATGCAAGTTATTAGGCTTTCCCATTAATTAAGCCCAAGAAACTCCTCACTAGCCCAAACTTTGCCTATAAATAGAAGAGCTCCCCACCTCATTTGAGACAAGAAAAAAAGGAGCAGCCATTTCACTTTCTCTCACACACTTACCCTCCACTCTCCACGACTTCGAGTCCTAATTTTTGGGCAGCATACTACTCTCTCTAGACTTTCTCTCTCATACACGCTTTCTCTCTCTAGACTTCATCTGTCATCCGCCCAGCACCAAGGCATGACTTCTTCCTCCCAGGACCAAGGCATGACTTCTTCctcccagctccaaggcatgacttcatccgcccagcaccaaggcatgacttcttcctcccagctccaaagcatgacttcttcctcccagctccaaggcatgacttcatccgcccagcaccaaggcatgacttcttcctcccagctccaaggcatgacttcttcctcccagctccaaggcatgacttcatccgcccagtaccaaggcatgacttcttcctcccaggaccaaggcatgacttcttcctcccagctccaaggcatgacttcaTCTGCCCAGCACCAAGGCATGACTTCTTCCTCCCAGCTCCAAAGCATGACTTCTTCctcccagctccaaggcatgacttcatccgcccagcaccaaggcatgacttcttcctcccagctccaaggcatgacatcttcctcccagctccaaggcatgacttcaTCCGCCCAGTACCAAGGCATGACTTCATCCGCCCAGTACCAAGGCATGACTTCTTCCTCCCAGTTCCAAGGCATACAGGCAGAACATACGTAAGCCCTAttttaagattgacttaagccaCGCCATGGTTTTAGACCATGATCCGCGTCTGCAGGGATTCGTCCCGAGGGTAAACGTCAATCGACAAACTACTCCTCACATGGTTCATTCTACTGTGCACTAGTACGTATGTACCTACTCTATAGTAGAGAAAATACGTATTAACAGAGTACAAGCTTGAAAAAAGTCAACTACATTCAATTTTCTGGGCTAATGAAGTTGCAAAATGCAAATACAAGGAGTTTAGTGACATAATCTCATTTGATGCAATGTATAGAACGAACATGTATGTTTTCTGGCTCACTAGAGTTTCTAATCACATGTAATTGACATGTTTTTTGGTTCACTAGGGATTCTAATCACTTGTGATTGACATGTTTTCTGGATCATTAAAGTTTACAATCACTTGTGATTGAAATGTTTTCTTGGCTCATTGTAGTTTctgatcacatgtgattgacatgtttTTTGGCTCATTACAatttctaatcacatgtgattgacatgttaTTTGGCTTATTGACAGGTACAACATGAAGTTTGTACCATTTACTAGCATAGATAACCACCGTAGGTGTGTCACTATTGCTGCGGGATTAATCAGAGATGAAATAGCCGAGAGTTACAAATGGCTTCTTACATGTTTCATGAAGACATTCGGGAAAGAGCCAAATATGATAGTGACAGATCAGGACAAATCAATGGCGATAGCGATAAAAGAGGTTTTTAAGACGGCAAAACATAGACTATGCATGTGGCATATTATGCGAAAGGTGCCATCAAAGGTATGAATTTTCTTATCAAACAATAAAtgtatttaatcacatgtgattgatatGTTTAATGATACATGATTTGCTTAATATGAATGATTAAAAAATGATATGTAATTACAGATTCAAGAAGCAATTCCTACTATTGAAGATGAAGTAGAAAAATACTTCAAGAGTAGACTTAATAAGCTTGTCTGGAATATGTACATCGAACCAAATGTTTTTGAAGAAAGATGGGAAAAGTTGATGCACGATTTCTCATTGAAAAATGATAGTTGGTTCAAACGTATGTTTGATATTAGATCAACTTGGATACCAGCATATTTTGTCAACACAGAAATGTTTGGTTTGATGTGAACTACTTCAAGATCAGAGAGTGAGAATGCTTTTTTTTCAAACTTTACAAGATCAGCAGCAAATCTGTTAACTTTTATGGATGGCTTTGAATCTGCAATATTAAAACATAGGTCAAAGAAAGAATCTTTGGATGCACAGACAATCAAAAAAAATCCAAAATTGTTAACTCAGCTGAAAATTGAAAAGCATGCATTAAAGGTTTACACACATGCTATTTTTGCAATCATTCAAAAAGAGATTTATGAAGCATTGTATAGCTGTTTATTGGATAAAATGGACAAGGAGGAAGAAACATCAATCTATGTTGTTAAAGAGGAAAAAGAGAAGACAAAAGAGGGTTCGAATGAAGAAAAACAGTTCTTCCGCTACAAGGTAAAATTTATTTACATCTATCTTTATgtatataatcacatgtgattgctgATTCAAAAATGTAGCCACTTATATCAGAACCTGTGAAAAACATTTACATGTCTGTTTATATATGTAATCATCTGTGATTAGCCAATCCCATCAAAAACTTtttatcaatcacatgtgattgataatattttttttttttgaaggtaCTTCATAACAGCAAAGACGGATCAATGGTATGTACATGTAGACACTATCTACGATATGGTCTTCTGTGTAGGCACTGTTTTTGGGTTTTAAAGAACAACAACATAGAAGAAATCCCTGAAAAATACATAATGAGACGTTGGAGAAGGGACATAATACCACCCGAGTTAAGATCAAGGAGAAATAGATATGGCAATGAAAACATAGTTGTACAAGATTGTGTTAATGAAATTACCTCAGTTGTTTATGATTTTGTGGAACTTTAAGGCAGTGATGAAAAGATGCTACAAGTGGTTCTTGAAAAACATAAATTGTTGAAGAAGGAagttgtgatgacccaaaaatttctgaccaaatttaaacttaatctttgcatgattaacatttccgacatgataagcaaagtcagtaaaactgaatctcaaaatttttgaactacttttatatatttaaatacccttcggttgttttcaacgattcgcgaacaattatatgtaaatagatacatatatactataacttgaaaaggtaacaatgtattaattgtttgataccgtacattaaacttattggtttaaatatctatttgaatatatatgataagttgaaatatttattattaaaatttatttatagataactttcaaggtgtatttaaaaactgatttatatattaaaaagatatatacatatatataatttcaagttatttagtaaacgatagtaacattcgattcgattgatatttagataagttaactaaagcatttaagatgaaccagtaaaacactaatttgctacagtattttcaaattgctacagtacccaaaaatgctacagtgttttcgaaaatcactatttgctacagtgaaattgactttgctacagtgaattgctacagtaactttgctacagtaaacactatttcaaaataaataaataaaatatacatatgtatatgtatatactgcgagacgatgatttatagaagcaaataaccaaaacacttaattgattaaagctacacttagagtgacatagttatcaatgattaaatttaatttttgataaaggtacacgtcacgtaacgaaaattgctagttttctaagcgtacgtaaggacgttcgaaaaaccgaaaccgggacataagtcgagtgacgatgtacgacttattggaacaaaaattacaagttaactatgcaagtaaatttaatataatatataattaattatataaattaaatatattatatttatatttatattaaataattatgtcgacaaacaaaaagttaaaagtttgtgagctgtcataccttcccatgcgatcgcatgggaaatggcttgggaagccatgcgatcgcatggcacccttttgctggccacatctataaattcgcgatttctgcttctgattcaattcattatttttactccgtatttattatatttattattattattattattattattattaataagattattattaatcttattatttttattattagtattattatttttgcgatacaaaaataataatgtacataaaatattacgatggagtgctatccaagtaattttcaaaataagtttccgagcgagctagagctaaggaaaatatgggttattgccaaggaaattatgggtaatgttcgagggtatttttgaGAATCAAACctcatgtttatcatctccgatgcgtctacgtgctttcctacaatattgtatatcaatattaaatagtgagtttcatatgatcccttttaccctttacatttttgggctgagaatacatgcaaatgctttattaactgatttacaatatttatatgcgtgagtttcatatgatcccttttactcaatatatttttgggctgagaatacatgcgactgtttataaatactgaaaatactagatttatatgcgtgagtttcatttgctccctttttaattgcttttgcaatctatatttttgggctgagaatacatgcaaatgctttattaactgatttacaatatttatatgcgtgagtttcattgatccctttttaattgcttttgcaatatatttttgggctgagaatacatgtactttattttaaacgcaatggatacaagtacatactaaattctacactgagtttgaaccgaaaatcccttagctttggtaactagtaactgccagttataagaactggtgggcgcgagtagtagtatatggatccatagggcttgatatccccgtccgagctagagcactagccttttaacggacgtatgctatttgagaagcgtacacgttggtttgcgtgtattattaagatgattatacaaagggtacaaattatatatacgttaagtttagttaccagggtgctcaatttcgtagaatattttgataaacgtttctggatgaaacaactgaaatcttgtgatccacctttatat comes from Rutidosis leptorrhynchoides isolate AG116_Rl617_1_P2 chromosome 4, CSIRO_AGI_Rlap_v1, whole genome shotgun sequence and encodes:
- the LOC139843090 gene encoding protein FAR1-RELATED SEQUENCE 6-like, with the protein product MVLDHDPRLQGFVPRRKYVLTEYKLEKSQLHSIFWANEVAKCKYKEFSDIISFDAMYRTNMYNMKFVPFTSIDNHRRCVTIAAGLIRDEIAESYKWLLTCFMKTFGKEPNMIVTDQDKSMAIAIKEVFKTAKHRLCMWHIMRKVPSKIQEAIPTIEDEVEKYFKSRLNKLVWNMYIEPNVFEERWEKLMHDFSLKNDSWFKRMFDIRSTWIPAYFVNTEMFGLMSKKESLDAQTIKKNPKLLTQLKIEKHALKVYTHAIFAIIQKEIYEALYSCLLDKMDKEEETSIYVVKEEKEKTKEGSNEEKQFFRYKVLHNSKDGSMVCTCRHYLRYGLLCRHCFWVLKNNNIEEIPEKYIMRRWRRDIIPPELRSRRNRYGNENIVVQDCVNEITSVVYDFVEL